A genome region from Maridesulfovibrio salexigens DSM 2638 includes the following:
- a CDS encoding DsrE family protein has product MNYNVVFHFDHDPQALEIAFSNIKNYMTFFDKNKTSVALVVNGPGAKLMVKSGEYTEQLREISQLGAAIKVCNNALHHFNIDPEQLCPECVVVPAGIVEIVELQNKGFSYVKP; this is encoded by the coding sequence ATGAACTATAATGTAGTATTTCACTTTGACCACGATCCCCAAGCTCTGGAGATAGCGTTCAGTAACATAAAAAATTACATGACTTTTTTTGACAAAAACAAGACCTCGGTTGCCTTAGTGGTCAATGGCCCGGGCGCAAAACTCATGGTAAAATCAGGTGAATACACCGAGCAACTCCGCGAGATATCGCAACTCGGCGCCGCGATAAAAGTTTGCAACAATGCGCTTCATCATTTCAATATCGATCCCGAGCAACTATGCCCGGAGTGCGTCGTTGTCCCTGCCGGGATTGTTGAGATAGTAGAGTTGCAAAACAAGGGTTTCTCTTATGTAAAACCATGA
- the pstB gene encoding phosphate ABC transporter ATP-binding protein PstB, which produces MGQAVKIASKNLDFYYGDFKALEDISMDFEENRVTALIGPSGCGKSTFLRCLNRMNDLIPGTRVDGDLTLDEENIYAQGLDVVTLRRRVGMVFQKPNPFPKSIFENVAYGLRVNGIQDKEFIAHKVEDSLKGGALWDEVKDRLHSSALGLSGGQQQRLCIARALAVEPEVLLMDEPASALDPIATQKIEDLIHELKKNFTIIIVTHSMQQAARVSDQTAFFYMGRLIETGKTETMFTKPKNKQTEDYITGRFG; this is translated from the coding sequence ATGGGGCAAGCTGTTAAGATCGCTTCTAAAAATTTGGATTTTTATTATGGGGACTTCAAGGCTCTTGAGGATATCTCCATGGATTTTGAGGAAAACAGGGTTACCGCGCTTATTGGACCTTCCGGTTGCGGTAAGAGTACTTTTCTGCGCTGCCTGAACAGGATGAACGACCTTATTCCCGGAACCCGTGTTGACGGTGACCTGACTCTGGATGAGGAAAATATTTATGCTCAGGGGCTTGATGTGGTTACCCTGAGAAGGCGCGTGGGCATGGTCTTTCAGAAGCCAAACCCTTTTCCTAAATCCATATTTGAAAATGTTGCTTACGGCCTGCGTGTGAACGGCATTCAGGACAAGGAATTTATTGCTCACAAAGTGGAAGACAGTCTCAAAGGCGGAGCGCTCTGGGATGAAGTTAAGGACCGCTTGCATTCCTCTGCTCTCGGACTTTCCGGTGGGCAGCAGCAGCGTCTTTGTATTGCCCGTGCTCTGGCTGTTGAGCCTGAAGTTCTGCTTATGGATGAGCCTGCCTCTGCTTTAGATCCCATCGCAACCCAGAAGATCGAAGACCTGATTCACGAGCTCAAAAAGAATTTCACCATCATCATTGTTACTCATTCCATGCAGCAGGCTGCGCGAGTTTCCGATCAGACCGCATTTTTTTATATGGGCCGTCTTATTGAAACAGGCAAAACTGAAACCATGTTTACGAAGCCAAAGAATAAACAGACTGAAGATTATATCACCGGTCGTTTTGGTTAA
- a CDS encoding AMIN domain-containing protein: protein MKMKFRPFTALLLVLMLLVGVCTALFHMGFFDAFFAEKVEVTRQQEGEGPVVRREVTKMVLPLDSEKSTAPDVAEELNEADISGKESSVAQPSPVVEKKAEAVSVAEKPVEKTKAPEPKVAESKVAEQKKVTKKVSKSSVSKRIVSKVSFACESSKASVDVALSAAPGKVSWFNLAKPRRLVLDLHGKWQNKAKSLYRLKDCPVQKIILGEHPDKIRVVVYLDEKAAPAKIKPVVRKHDKGLSFDLGF, encoded by the coding sequence ATGAAAATGAAATTTCGTCCTTTTACAGCCCTGTTACTGGTCCTTATGTTGTTGGTAGGAGTTTGCACAGCTCTCTTCCATATGGGCTTCTTTGATGCTTTTTTTGCTGAAAAAGTGGAAGTAACCCGGCAGCAGGAAGGGGAAGGTCCTGTTGTGCGCCGGGAGGTAACAAAGATGGTTTTACCTCTTGATTCCGAGAAGTCCACTGCGCCTGATGTAGCAGAAGAGTTGAATGAAGCTGATATCAGTGGAAAGGAATCTTCTGTTGCTCAGCCGTCTCCTGTGGTGGAGAAGAAAGCGGAAGCTGTCTCCGTTGCTGAAAAGCCTGTTGAAAAGACTAAGGCTCCAGAACCTAAGGTCGCTGAATCAAAGGTTGCGGAACAGAAAAAAGTGACCAAAAAGGTATCTAAGTCTTCTGTTTCTAAAAGGATAGTCTCAAAAGTGAGCTTTGCTTGTGAATCTTCCAAAGCTTCTGTCGATGTTGCTCTTTCTGCTGCTCCCGGAAAAGTCAGCTGGTTTAATCTTGCAAAACCGCGCCGTCTGGTTCTTGATCTTCACGGTAAATGGCAGAATAAGGCTAAATCGCTTTACCGCTTGAAAGACTGCCCGGTTCAGAAGATTATACTTGGCGAACATCCGGATAAAATTCGTGTAGTTGTTTACCTTGATGAGAAAGCTGCTCCCGCGAAAATAAAACCGGTAGTGCGTAAGCACGATAAAGGGCTGTCATTTGATTTAGGATTTTAA
- the phoU gene encoding phosphate signaling complex protein PhoU — MEQRAHFIKKMDDLKVQVLRMSSMAETAMHNSVKALAECNAELAEDVIMNDIKINELECELDEHNLSLLALDQPMARDLRFIVGAMRISSNLERIGDQAVNLAHRAVFLSTRPPLPFNQQLDQICTVASDMVSKAVKAFADEDHELAAQVCGMDNEADALNVRILKGLIENMVSETRIVERGVHLIMAASHLERIADQATNIAESVIFITKGVNIKHQCKG; from the coding sequence ATGGAGCAACGTGCTCATTTTATAAAAAAAATGGATGATTTGAAGGTTCAGGTTTTGAGGATGTCGAGCATGGCGGAGACAGCCATGCATAATTCCGTAAAGGCTTTGGCTGAGTGCAATGCCGAGCTTGCTGAAGATGTCATTATGAATGACATCAAGATTAATGAACTTGAATGTGAGCTTGATGAACATAACTTGAGCCTACTGGCTCTGGATCAGCCTATGGCGAGAGATCTACGCTTTATTGTCGGAGCCATGCGCATTAGCAGCAACCTTGAGCGAATCGGCGATCAGGCTGTGAACCTTGCCCATCGAGCTGTGTTTTTGAGTACCCGTCCGCCGCTGCCTTTCAATCAGCAGCTCGATCAGATCTGCACAGTGGCATCAGATATGGTCAGCAAAGCGGTCAAGGCTTTTGCAGATGAGGATCATGAGCTTGCGGCTCAGGTCTGCGGCATGGATAACGAAGCAGATGCCCTGAATGTCAGAATCCTTAAAGGACTAATTGAGAATATGGTTTCCGAGACAAGGATTGTTGAGCGAGGAGTGCATCTGATTATGGCTGCCAGTCATCTTGAACGTATTGCAGATCAGGCAACAAACATTGCCGAGTCAGTAATTTTCATTACCAAGGGTGTAAACATCAAGCACCAATGTAAGGGCTAG